One Chitinophagales bacterium DNA window includes the following coding sequences:
- the scpB gene encoding SMC-Scp complex subunit ScpB, which produces MKNIHRYIEAMIFANDQATSLKEIQESLVKIYGWELPQEELLEIINDLKEKYQGEDFAFEIVEIAGGFQFMSKAEYHELIAQFLNIKSNKKLSSAALETLSIIAYKQPIVKSEIEQIRGVNCDYTVQKLLEKELISIKGRADGPGKPLLYGISPQFMDYFGINSPKDLPKLKEIEQTEENEIGNRAEIEESDNSEKTTQ; this is translated from the coding sequence ATGAAAAACATCCACCGCTATATTGAGGCAATGATCTTTGCCAATGATCAGGCAACCAGCCTTAAGGAAATTCAGGAAAGCCTGGTAAAAATTTATGGATGGGAACTTCCTCAGGAAGAGTTGCTCGAAATCATCAATGATTTAAAAGAAAAATATCAGGGCGAAGATTTCGCATTTGAAATAGTAGAAATTGCCGGGGGCTTTCAGTTTATGAGCAAAGCTGAATACCACGAATTGATTGCGCAGTTTTTAAACATCAAATCCAATAAAAAACTTTCTTCTGCTGCTTTGGAGACGCTTTCTATTATTGCCTATAAACAACCTATTGTAAAATCAGAAATAGAGCAGATACGAGGTGTTAATTGTGATTATACGGTTCAAAAGCTTTTAGAAAAAGAATTGATCAGCATAAAAGGCAGAGCTGATGGCCCAGGTAAGCCATTGCTCTATGGCATCAGCCCACAGTTTATGGATTATTTTGGCATCAATTCGCCCAAAGACCTGCCCAAATTAAAGGAAATAGAGCAGACAGAAGAAAATGAAATTGGCAATAGGGCTGAAATAGAGGAAAGTGATAATAGTGAGAAGACAACACAATGA
- a CDS encoding thioesterase family protein — protein MTEIPIRGYHLDFYQHVNNARYLEFLEESRWNYFSETINSEYFETRGWGFVIVNININFRMPAVLGDIVQIECTIKKIGSRSITIYQKITEKNSGKFVGDADVTFVVLDIKENKAVKINEDLKQMFEKA, from the coding sequence ATGACCGAAATACCTATCAGAGGCTATCACCTTGATTTTTACCAACATGTAAACAATGCGCGTTATCTCGAATTTCTGGAAGAATCCCGCTGGAATTATTTTTCTGAGACGATTAATTCTGAATATTTTGAAACCCGTGGATGGGGTTTTGTAATTGTCAATATCAATATCAATTTCAGAATGCCCGCTGTTTTGGGTGATATAGTGCAAATTGAATGCACCATAAAGAAAATCGGAAGTCGAAGCATTACCATTTATCAAAAGATTACGGAAAAGAACAGCGGCAAATTTGTAGGCGATGCCGATGTAACTTTTGTAGTGCTTGATATAAAGGAAAACAAAGCGGTGAAAATAAATGAGGATTTAAAGCAGATGTTTGAAAAGGCATAA
- a CDS encoding hotdog fold thioesterase, translating into MDERIAMFKNIVEELIPFNKFIGVQLVEVKEGFVKLKVPFKPELVGNPMLNALHGGLISTVMDTAGGAAGMTTLTSFEDRISTIDMRVDYLRPGQAKDLIVEGKITRSGNRIVATAMKAYHPEEELSLIAEGRGVYNVKRN; encoded by the coding sequence ATGGATGAGCGCATAGCAATGTTTAAAAATATAGTAGAGGAATTGATACCCTTCAATAAATTTATTGGTGTTCAGCTTGTAGAAGTAAAAGAAGGTTTTGTGAAATTGAAAGTGCCATTTAAACCCGAATTGGTGGGAAATCCAATGCTCAATGCACTACATGGTGGGTTGATTTCTACAGTGATGGATACCGCAGGTGGTGCTGCTGGAATGACTACACTTACTTCTTTTGAAGACCGGATTTCAACAATTGACATGCGGGTAGATTATTTGCGCCCCGGACAAGCCAAAGATTTGATTGTGGAAGGAAAAATTACCAGGAGTGGAAACAGAATAGTAGCTACAGCAATGAAAGCGTATCATCCGGAGGAAGAACTGAGCCTGATTGCTGAAGGAAGAGGTGTTTATAATGTAAAGCGAAACTGA
- a CDS encoding geranylgeranylglyceryl/heptaprenylglyceryl phosphate synthase, protein MISKNKKLLSKLQLLRSSGQKGFAILIDPDKDNTRYFSALAELLPNYPVDFIFVGGSFVKNGATDYCIEQIKGFTDLPVILFPGNYNQLSARADALFFLSLISGRNPEYLIEQHIKSAPWLKENKLEVIPTSYIIISDSTKASVLKASETKPISPKAEEKIVNTALAGYYLGHQLLYLEAGSGSEEPIPASVIEQVAKTVDLPLICGGGIRNTEAAEEICTAGADVVVIGNALEKNPFLLKSLSHRIKNYKAEHPNFQL, encoded by the coding sequence ATGATCAGTAAAAACAAAAAGCTTTTATCAAAGTTGCAACTTTTAAGGTCAAGCGGACAAAAAGGCTTTGCAATTTTGATTGACCCTGACAAAGATAATACCCGTTATTTTTCTGCATTGGCCGAATTGTTGCCCAATTATCCTGTTGATTTTATTTTTGTTGGTGGTTCTTTTGTTAAAAATGGAGCGACAGATTATTGCATTGAGCAGATTAAAGGCTTTACTGATCTTCCGGTGATTTTATTTCCGGGCAATTACAATCAGCTTTCGGCCAGGGCTGATGCCCTGTTTTTTTTAAGCCTGATTTCCGGCAGAAATCCTGAATATCTTATTGAACAGCATATTAAATCTGCCCCCTGGCTAAAAGAAAACAAGCTGGAAGTGATTCCCACTTCCTATATTATTATAAGTGATTCTACTAAAGCATCCGTTTTAAAAGCTTCAGAAACCAAACCAATATCTCCAAAAGCGGAGGAAAAAATAGTAAATACTGCATTGGCCGGTTATTACCTGGGGCATCAATTGCTGTATCTCGAGGCAGGCAGTGGCAGTGAGGAGCCAATTCCAGCAAGTGTTATAGAACAAGTAGCAAAAACAGTGGATTTGCCATTGATTTGTGGCGGAGGGATTCGCAATACAGAAGCCGCTGAGGAAATATGCACTGCCGGAGCTGATGTGGTGGTTATTGGCAATGCCCTGGAAAAAAACCCTTTTCTGTTGAAATCTCTCTCGCACAGGATTAAAAACTATAAAGCAGAGCACCCGAATTTTCAGTTATGA
- the rsgA gene encoding ribosome small subunit-dependent GTPase A, which produces MSQKATVIQSTGSWYQVQLENGQNISCRLKGKLRLNDNKFTNPVSVGDKVLLENKEGEYVIEHIEDRKNYIIRQSPKHDHARHIVAANIDQLIILASVMLPRTSSGFIDRLLLGAEIYHIPAIIVFNKQDIYNKKALEKQDFLAEIYQELEYPVLFTSIYDTESIMAFKKLLPKKVTLIAGHSGVGKSSLINAVEPDLKLKTAEISGKFQKGKHTTTYATMYALGSETYIIDTPGIKEFGLLDLELHEVGRYFRDFVPHLEQCKFNNCLHLEEPGCGILDAVAEGIIHPERYKNYINIVESLKGKKKY; this is translated from the coding sequence ATGAGCCAAAAAGCAACAGTCATACAATCTACCGGAAGTTGGTACCAGGTACAGTTGGAAAACGGACAAAATATTTCATGCCGCCTGAAAGGGAAGCTCAGGCTGAACGACAATAAATTCACCAACCCTGTTTCTGTAGGAGATAAGGTATTGCTTGAAAACAAAGAGGGGGAATATGTCATTGAGCATATTGAAGACCGGAAAAACTACATTATAAGACAATCGCCTAAACACGATCATGCTCGGCATATTGTGGCCGCCAATATTGATCAGTTGATCATTCTGGCATCGGTAATGTTACCGCGCACATCATCTGGCTTTATAGACCGGCTTTTGCTTGGGGCTGAAATTTATCATATCCCTGCCATTATAGTTTTCAACAAACAGGATATCTACAATAAAAAAGCGCTGGAAAAACAGGATTTTCTGGCTGAGATATATCAGGAACTCGAATATCCGGTACTTTTCACAAGTATTTACGATACTGAAAGTATTATGGCGTTTAAAAAGCTGTTGCCTAAAAAAGTGACTTTGATTGCAGGCCACTCTGGAGTTGGGAAATCCAGCCTGATCAATGCCGTGGAACCCGACCTGAAACTCAAAACAGCTGAGATTTCAGGTAAATTTCAAAAAGGGAAACATACCACTACTTATGCCACCATGTATGCATTGGGTTCGGAAACTTATATTATTGATACCCCCGGCATCAAGGAGTTTGGGCTTTTAGATCTGGAGCTGCACGAAGTGGGACGCTACTTCCGCGATTTTGTTCCACACCTGGAGCAATGTAAATTCAATAATTGTTTGCACCTGGAAGAGCCCGGCTGTGGAATATTGGATGCTGTTGCTGAAGGGATAATTCACCCCGAACGCTACAAGAATTATATCAATATTGTGGAATCGCTAAAAGGAAAAAAGAAATACTGA
- the dtd gene encoding D-aminoacyl-tRNA deacylase, with product MRIILQRVDSASVIADAVLTGKIDRGLLLLLGIEAEDNEEDINWLVKKVLNMRIFPDEEGKMNLSLLDIQGEILVVSQFTLHASTKKGNRPSFIKAAKPEKAIPLYKKFLKQLKTESGLKVEAGVFGADMSVELVNSGPVTIWIDSKQRE from the coding sequence ATGCGTATCATATTACAAAGAGTGGATTCAGCTTCGGTAATAGCTGACGCTGTACTGACCGGAAAAATCGATCGCGGTTTACTTTTGCTATTAGGCATTGAAGCGGAAGACAATGAAGAAGACATCAACTGGCTGGTGAAGAAAGTACTGAACATGCGCATATTTCCTGATGAAGAAGGAAAAATGAACCTTTCGCTACTTGATATTCAGGGTGAAATACTGGTTGTAAGTCAATTTACATTACATGCCAGCACCAAAAAGGGAAACCGCCCCTCTTTTATCAAGGCGGCAAAGCCGGAGAAGGCCATTCCCCTTTATAAAAAATTTCTAAAGCAATTGAAAACAGAAAGCGGCTTGAAAGTAGAAGCCGGGGTCTTTGGTGCAGACATGTCGGTAGAGCTTGTCAATTCCGGTCCCGTGACCATATGGATAGACAGCAAGCAGCGGGAGTGA
- a CDS encoding thioesterase family protein: MPENKITYKHITPVQLRFADMDSLGHVNNANYLTYVELARCNYLNEVLNIPVDFSDLSVILAKAELEFLRPAKFGDQLTIGCACSRIGRKSFELIYEIFQNNGKQEISVLKAKTILVAFNYPENKTVEIPKKWRDALNDFEEHLIAQ; the protein is encoded by the coding sequence ATGCCAGAAAACAAAATTACATACAAACACATTACGCCAGTTCAGTTGCGCTTTGCAGACATGGATTCACTGGGGCATGTCAACAATGCCAACTACCTGACCTATGTAGAACTGGCACGTTGCAATTATTTAAATGAGGTACTCAATATTCCTGTAGATTTTTCAGACCTGAGTGTAATTCTGGCCAAAGCCGAACTCGAATTTCTTCGTCCCGCTAAATTTGGAGATCAATTAACTATTGGCTGTGCATGTAGCCGTATTGGCAGAAAAAGTTTTGAGCTCATTTATGAAATCTTTCAGAATAATGGCAAGCAGGAAATTTCAGTACTTAAAGCCAAAACAATTCTTGTGGCATTTAATTATCCAGAAAATAAAACAGTTGAAATTCCAAAAAAATGGCGCGATGCACTCAATGATTTTGAGGAACACCTTATTGCTCAGTAG
- a CDS encoding TlpA disulfide reductase family protein, producing the protein MHSMILRNTLLLSSILWLFSFSNCNSGNTELINGTYAPAINLPDTSGKEITLEQLKGKIVLIDFWASWCKPCRKVNPKLVQLHKKYRDAEFENAEGFQILSVSLDADREKWIAAIEKDKLYWPWHVSELKGWQSKVALDYKLESIPASFLIDQKGMIIGVDLRLRDLERILQNRLKSNNLP; encoded by the coding sequence ATGCACTCAATGATTTTGAGGAACACCTTATTGCTCAGTAGTATCTTATGGTTATTCAGCTTTTCCAATTGTAATTCCGGGAATACCGAATTGATCAATGGAACTTATGCACCAGCAATTAATTTGCCCGACACCAGTGGCAAAGAAATAACTTTAGAACAACTCAAAGGGAAAATAGTATTGATTGATTTTTGGGCATCATGGTGCAAACCCTGCCGAAAAGTCAATCCGAAATTGGTGCAACTGCACAAAAAATACCGGGATGCGGAATTTGAAAATGCCGAAGGTTTTCAAATACTGAGTGTTTCGCTGGATGCCGATCGTGAAAAATGGATTGCAGCTATAGAAAAAGACAAGTTATACTGGCCCTGGCATGTAAGCGAACTAAAAGGATGGCAATCAAAAGTGGCTTTGGATTACAAGCTTGAATCTATTCCCGCATCCTTTCTTATTGACCAAAAAGGAATGATCATTGGCGTGGATTTAAGGCTGCGCGACCTGGAAAGAATTCTTCAAAACCGCTTAAAAAGCAACAATTTACCCTGA
- the grpE gene encoding nucleotide exchange factor GrpE translates to MSEENLKAEETEKREQGNEEENEDAQKNPKKKKSEKGKKTETADLKEQIEELELKIEEQKDKYLRLYADFDNYKKRAAKERLELIKDAGQDIMSVFLPVLDDFNRAMKSSENSDDPEILKEGMDLIYNKMQKSLEQKGLKVMESMGKDFDPELHEALTEIPAKSEEEKGKVVDVVEEGYMLNDKIIRYAKVVVGK, encoded by the coding sequence ATGAGTGAAGAAAATCTAAAAGCAGAAGAGACAGAAAAAAGGGAGCAGGGCAATGAAGAGGAAAATGAAGACGCCCAAAAAAACCCTAAAAAGAAAAAATCAGAAAAGGGAAAAAAGACTGAAACAGCTGATTTGAAAGAGCAAATCGAGGAACTTGAATTGAAAATTGAAGAACAGAAAGACAAGTATTTGCGTCTTTATGCCGATTTTGACAATTATAAAAAGCGCGCTGCTAAAGAACGGCTCGAACTCATTAAAGATGCCGGACAGGATATTATGTCAGTCTTTTTACCTGTACTTGATGATTTTAACAGAGCAATGAAATCTTCGGAAAATTCAGATGATCCTGAAATTCTGAAAGAAGGGATGGATCTTATTTACAACAAAATGCAAAAATCCCTTGAGCAAAAAGGACTGAAAGTGATGGAGAGTATGGGCAAAGATTTTGATCCCGAATTGCACGAAGCACTGACAGAAATTCCTGCAAAAAGCGAGGAAGAAAAAGGCAAAGTAGTAGATGTAGTCGAGGAAGGATATATGTTGAACGATAAAATTATAAGATACGCAAAAGTAGTAGTAGGAAAATAA
- the dnaJ gene encoding molecular chaperone DnaJ — protein MAKDYYDILGVSKNASAQEIKKAYRKLAVKYHPDRNPDNPGAETKFKEAAEAYEVLSNEDKKRRYDQYGHAGVKGGPGGGGGGFSGGGMTMEDIFEQFGDVFGQAGGGGGSPFESFFGGGGRSRRRSSGRRGSNLRIKIKMTLNEVANGANKTIKVKKYLACDSCSGTGAKDGSAYNTCSTCNGAGQVRRVTNTILGQMATSSTCPTCHGEGRTIVNKCGKCNGTGRMYGEETVSLDIPPGVSDGVQLSMTGKGNTGERGGSNGDLIIQVEEVPHESLQREGQDVVYNLHLNIADAALGTTVEVPTISGKAKIKIPAGTQSGKIFRLKGKGIPDLNSSYNVGDELIDVNIWTPKRLNDQEKKILEQLKNSENFKPSPGKNEKGFFDRVRDHFN, from the coding sequence ATGGCGAAAGATTATTACGATATACTGGGGGTTTCTAAAAATGCCTCAGCACAGGAAATAAAAAAAGCATACCGCAAACTTGCTGTCAAATATCACCCTGACCGGAACCCTGATAATCCCGGTGCAGAGACAAAATTTAAAGAAGCAGCCGAAGCATATGAAGTACTCAGCAATGAGGACAAAAAAAGGCGCTACGACCAATATGGACATGCCGGAGTTAAGGGTGGTCCCGGTGGTGGTGGTGGAGGCTTTTCCGGTGGCGGAATGACAATGGAAGATATTTTCGAGCAGTTTGGTGATGTTTTCGGACAGGCCGGTGGTGGAGGCGGAAGCCCCTTTGAATCTTTCTTTGGAGGAGGAGGTCGTTCACGTAGAAGAAGCAGTGGAAGGAGAGGTTCTAATTTGAGGATAAAAATTAAAATGACGCTAAATGAAGTTGCAAATGGCGCCAATAAAACAATTAAAGTAAAAAAATACCTCGCCTGCGATAGTTGTAGCGGTACCGGAGCTAAAGATGGAAGTGCATATAATACTTGCTCTACTTGCAATGGCGCTGGCCAGGTAAGAAGAGTTACCAATACCATTTTAGGGCAAATGGCTACCAGTTCAACCTGCCCCACCTGTCATGGAGAGGGACGTACAATTGTAAACAAATGCGGCAAATGCAATGGCACCGGAAGAATGTACGGTGAAGAAACCGTATCGCTCGATATTCCTCCGGGTGTCAGTGATGGCGTTCAACTTTCAATGACCGGAAAAGGAAATACAGGAGAACGAGGCGGAAGCAATGGCGATTTAATTATCCAGGTAGAAGAAGTGCCACATGAAAGCCTGCAACGAGAAGGGCAGGATGTGGTTTATAACTTGCACCTCAATATCGCAGATGCGGCTCTTGGAACGACAGTAGAAGTGCCTACGATAAGCGGTAAAGCCAAAATAAAAATTCCGGCTGGAACCCAATCGGGCAAAATATTCAGGCTCAAAGGAAAAGGAATACCTGATTTAAACAGCAGCTACAATGTAGGCGATGAGTTGATTGATGTAAATATCTGGACACCCAAACGCCTGAATGATCAGGAGAAAAAAATCTTAGAGCAGTTAAAAAATTCGGAAAACTTTAAACCCTCTCCCGGAAAAAATGAAAAAGGGTTTTTCGATCGTGTAAGAGATCATTTTAATTAA
- a CDS encoding ATP-binding protein, with protein MIVAEGKRMINTIEALENFGSIEISDDAIHKLSYEKCLETAVNSLKSEGKNLRIEAENKLPEWPGYSTLITELFRELLSNAIKFNNNDIAEVKISSDISDDVLKIVLKDNGIGFNQKYADRIFQMFEKLEDRNKYPGPGLGLSTCKKIVEIHRGIISTESTEGRGSSFIIKLPIQNDFQE; from the coding sequence ATGATTGTTGCAGAGGGGAAGCGTATGATTAATACAATTGAAGCCTTAGAAAATTTTGGGAGTATTGAAATTTCAGATGATGCAATCCACAAATTATCCTATGAAAAATGCCTGGAAACAGCTGTAAATTCGCTGAAATCTGAAGGAAAAAATCTGCGCATTGAGGCAGAAAACAAGTTGCCGGAGTGGCCCGGTTATTCAACATTAATTACTGAGCTTTTTAGGGAATTGCTCAGCAATGCAATAAAATTCAACAACAATGATATAGCAGAAGTGAAAATCAGCAGCGATATAAGCGATGATGTCTTAAAAATAGTATTGAAAGACAACGGGATAGGTTTCAATCAAAAATATGCAGATCGCATTTTTCAAATGTTTGAAAAACTGGAAGACCGCAACAAATATCCCGGTCCGGGATTGGGATTAAGTACCTGCAAGAAAATTGTGGAAATCCATCGTGGTATAATTAGCACAGAAAGTACAGAAGGAAGGGGCAGTAGCTTTATTATTAAACTGCCCATTCAGAATGATTTTCAAGAATAG
- a CDS encoding DUF2892 domain-containing protein, with translation MKKNMGIIDRIIRFLIAAAIVVLYMTDVISGTLAIVLLVFAAIFVLTSFISFCPLYAPFGLSTCSVKEKENS, from the coding sequence ATGAAAAAGAACATGGGTATTATTGATCGTATAATAAGGTTTCTCATTGCTGCAGCAATAGTGGTTCTTTATATGACAGATGTAATCAGCGGCACTTTGGCCATTGTGCTACTTGTATTTGCTGCTATATTCGTTTTAACGAGCTTCATCAGCTTTTGTCCACTCTATGCTCCTTTTGGACTCAGCACATGCTCTGTGAAAGAGAAAGAAAACAGCTGA
- a CDS encoding c-type cytochrome domain-containing protein yields the protein MRLFYAFKKLLFLIPVLLIWHSCKHEPIDIEGFDPNDQNPTDTTVTDTTDSDCDPDTVYFENHILPIFIANCLGSGCHNAQDAQEGVILDNYDDVMKEVDPGDPNGSKLYELITENDVDDLYDRMPPSNLPRLLPEEIDKVRTWIDQGALNNSCDAGSVDCDTSNVTYSNDIASILQNKGCVGCHNGGNASNGNVDLRSYASVKAVAEDNDRLFGAINHEPGFEPMPQNQSKLDDCIINTIKAWINQGLQE from the coding sequence ATGCGCTTATTTTACGCCTTTAAAAAATTACTCTTTTTAATCCCTGTGCTTTTGATCTGGCACTCCTGTAAGCACGAACCTATTGATATTGAAGGTTTTGACCCCAATGATCAAAATCCAACGGATACTACAGTTACGGATACTACCGATTCGGATTGTGATCCCGATACGGTTTATTTTGAAAATCATATTCTCCCCATTTTTATAGCCAACTGCTTAGGTTCTGGCTGCCACAATGCGCAGGATGCACAAGAAGGGGTTATTTTAGACAATTATGATGATGTAATGAAAGAGGTTGACCCGGGAGATCCTAATGGTAGTAAATTATATGAATTGATTACAGAAAATGATGTAGATGATTTGTATGACCGGATGCCTCCTTCTAACCTCCCTCGACTTTTGCCAGAAGAAATTGATAAAGTAAGAACCTGGATAGATCAGGGCGCTTTGAACAACTCCTGTGATGCTGGTTCTGTTGATTGCGACACAAGCAATGTGACTTATAGCAATGATATTGCATCTATTTTACAAAACAAAGGTTGTGTTGGATGTCATAATGGAGGGAATGCTTCAAATGGAAATGTGGACTTACGTTCCTATGCAAGTGTAAAAGCCGTAGCCGAAGATAATGACAGGCTTTTTGGAGCAATTAACCATGAACCCGGTTTTGAGCCTATGCCACAAAACCAATCAAAGTTAGATGACTGTATAATTAATACCATAAAAGCCTGGATTAACCAGGGACTCCAAGAATAA
- a CDS encoding YceI family protein yields MKNLLVITLSIFSFFAIKAEKYITKTGHISFYSEAPLENIEADNNQVTSILDTESGEMVFSVLMKGFQFEKALMQEHFNEKYIHSEKYPKSTFQGKIVDLSAVDFSKDGEYEVEVEGTLNLHGESKTIKSPGTLEVKDGEINANATFNLTVADYNIEIPSVVEDNIADVVEVRVKMNYKPFKK; encoded by the coding sequence ATGAAAAATTTACTGGTTATCACGCTAAGCATTTTTTCTTTTTTTGCAATAAAAGCTGAAAAATACATTACCAAAACCGGGCACATCAGTTTTTACTCAGAGGCTCCTTTGGAAAATATTGAAGCCGACAACAACCAGGTCACCAGCATTTTGGATACCGAAAGCGGAGAAATGGTTTTTTCAGTTTTAATGAAGGGCTTTCAATTTGAAAAAGCATTGATGCAGGAACATTTCAACGAAAAATACATTCATTCTGAAAAATATCCCAAATCTACTTTCCAGGGAAAAATTGTGGATTTAAGTGCTGTGGATTTTTCCAAAGACGGGGAATACGAAGTAGAGGTAGAAGGTACTTTGAATTTGCACGGGGAAAGCAAAACCATAAAATCTCCCGGTACTTTAGAGGTGAAAGATGGTGAAATTAATGCCAATGCAACATTTAACCTCACAGTAGCAGATTACAATATTGAAATACCATCTGTGGTGGAAGACAATATTGCAGACGTGGTAGAAGTGAGAGTGAAAATGAATTATAAGCCCTTCAAAAAATAA
- a CDS encoding DUF5777 family beta-barrel protein codes for MLKKSIVLLCVLSLFSMPLFSQEEEEDDDLMALLEEEEEETTDYTIATFKTARIINNHSIETVNEGVLMFIIGHRFGRVNSGIREFFGIDNATIRLGFEYGVTDNFTIGYGRSSFEKTYDGFLKYKILRQSTGKKRMPITLTAFADAAINSARFPEPDRENYATSRFTYTYSLLIARKFNEYFSLQLSPTMIHRNLVATKADNNSVFVMGAGGRVKLTGSLAVNMEYSWIIPGQIESKLYGENVQDAFSVGIDLETGGHIFQLHFTNSRGMIEKAVMTETTGRWLNGDIHFGFNVTRVFTIYDKNKRKAKKAEKKM; via the coding sequence ATGCTTAAAAAGTCGATTGTACTGTTGTGCGTCCTGTCGTTGTTTTCAATGCCATTGTTTTCCCAGGAAGAGGAAGAAGATGATGATTTGATGGCCTTGCTTGAAGAAGAGGAAGAAGAAACCACCGATTATACCATTGCTACTTTTAAAACAGCAAGAATAATCAATAATCACTCCATAGAGACAGTAAATGAAGGGGTGTTGATGTTTATTATAGGACACCGATTTGGGCGTGTCAACAGTGGAATCAGGGAGTTTTTTGGAATTGACAATGCCACAATCCGTTTGGGTTTTGAATATGGTGTTACCGATAATTTCACCATAGGCTATGGGCGTAGTTCTTTCGAAAAAACCTACGATGGTTTTCTCAAATACAAAATCCTGAGGCAAAGCACCGGAAAAAAACGAATGCCCATCACATTGACCGCATTTGCAGATGCCGCCATTAATAGTGCGCGATTTCCAGAACCGGATCGCGAAAACTATGCTACTTCCAGGTTTACTTATACCTATAGTTTGCTTATTGCCAGAAAATTCAATGAATATTTTTCCCTTCAATTATCGCCAACTATGATCCATAGAAATTTGGTAGCAACCAAGGCCGATAATAATTCCGTATTTGTAATGGGTGCAGGAGGCCGTGTGAAGTTGACGGGCAGCCTGGCTGTCAATATGGAATATTCCTGGATTATTCCCGGGCAAATCGAATCCAAACTCTATGGTGAAAATGTACAGGATGCATTTTCCGTTGGTATTGATTTAGAAACTGGCGGGCATATTTTCCAGTTGCATTTCACAAATTCCAGGGGCATGATCGAAAAAGCAGTGATGACCGAAACAACCGGTCGCTGGCTGAATGGCGATATTCACTTTGGGTTCAATGTTACCAGGGTGTTTACCATTTACGACAAAAACAAAAGGAAAGCCAAGAAAGCGGAAAAGAAAATGTAG
- a CDS encoding CDGSH iron-sulfur domain-containing protein, whose translation MEKKIAQKSPYVIEVKPGTYAWCECGHSGKQPFCDGSHKGTEFSPVIEKVEETKTAAWCGCKHSANKPFCDGTHAKL comes from the coding sequence ATGGAAAAGAAAATAGCACAAAAATCACCTTACGTAATAGAAGTAAAGCCCGGCACCTATGCATGGTGTGAATGTGGGCATTCCGGAAAGCAACCTTTTTGCGATGGCTCTCACAAAGGCACGGAATTTTCACCTGTAATCGAAAAAGTGGAAGAAACAAAAACCGCGGCTTGGTGTGGTTGTAAGCACTCTGCCAACAAACCATTTTGCGATGGCACACATGCAAAGCTCTAA